The sequence below is a genomic window from Aphanothece sacrum FPU1.
CCTTGAAATTAGAAGCCGTTTATAGCAAAGATGAAATATTAACTACCTATCTTAATCGGGTCTATTTAGGAGTCGGTAGTTATGGGTTTGAAGATGCGGCCCAATTTTATTTTGAGAAATCAGCCAAAGCTTTAAGTATCTCCGAGGCCGCCACTTTAGTCGCCATGTTACCGGCCCCTAATTTGTATAATCCTGTCCAAGATTATGATACCTCAGTGCAATTGCGAAATCGGGTAATTAGTCGCATGGTTGCATTAGGTATGATTTCCGCCGAAGATGGGGCTAGGGCCCGGCGATCGCGGATTAATATTAGTCCTAAAGCCAGAAAAGCCCTAGCTAATAGCATGGCCCCCTATTTTTATGGTTATGTCTTTGAGGAGTTACGAGACTTATTAGGGGATGAGGTAGCCAAAGAAGGTAATTTTATCGTAGAGACGGGCTTAAACGTCAAATTACAGGCTTTAGCCGAAAAAAAGTTACGGGACACGGTTAAAACTCAAGGGCCCAGTTATGGCTTTTCTCAAGGGGCCATGGTCACATTAGATAGCCGTACAGGGGAAATTTTAGCCCTGGTTGGAGGTGCAGACTACAAGCAAAGTCAATTTAACCGTGTCACACAAGCGAAACGTCAACCCGGTTCCACATTTAAAGTGTTTGCTTATTCAGCAGCTTTAGAACAGGGAATACCTGCAGGAAAATATTATTCCTGTGGGGGTATTAGTTGGCGTGGCCAAGATTTTAAACCCTGTGAACGGAGTGGGGGGTCAGTAGATATGTATGGAGGAATAGCCCAATCAGAAAATACCATCGCCTTGCAAGTAGCGCGAGATGTAGGCTTAAACCGAGTATTAGACATGGCCCGACGATTGGGGGTAAAATCAGAATTAGAGGAGGTTCCTGGGGTCGTTTTGGGGCAAAGTGAGGTCACAGTCTTAGAAATGACGGGAGCTTATGCAGCCTTTGCTAATGATGGCATTTGGAACCGTCCCCATGCCATTCGTCGTATTTTGGATGGAGGAGACTGCACGGATAGAAATAAGTGGCAGTCTTGTCGAGAAATTTATACCTTTGAGGGGGATAATAGCGCAAAACAACGGTCTATGTCTCCCCAAGTTGCCCAAACCATGACTTCTATGTTAAGGGGTGTGGTTTCAGGGGGAACAGGGAGAGGTGCAAGTATTGGACTCGCAGAAGCAGGAAAAACCGGAACCACTAATAAAGCAGTTGATTTATGGTTTGTGGGATATATTCCTAATTATCAACTGGCTACAGGTATTTGGTTAGGCAATGATAATAATTCTCCTACTAGGGGAAGTAGTGGTCAAGCGGCTGCTTTATGGGGTAATTATATGAGGGAAGGTTATCAGTTTAAAAAATAGGTGAACTACCCCAACTAATTGCAAGCAATATAGCGGACACAGTTTACCCATCATACCTTTACTATTACGAAAAAATATACAATAAGTAGTATGCTTCTGTCAACCCCATTCTCTCGTTCCTTATTAAGAATCTTTCTCACTCTTTTTTGTTCATTTTGAACATTTTTGCTGATATTTTGTATTCAATGTTACACTTTTTGAAGTAAAAGAAAATATTAAAGATACAAATATGTTACAGGGTTATTAATTATAATTATTGTTTAAATTCATTGTAGGGGCATAATACCATTATGCCCGTTATTTTTGATTGCCTATTAGGGGTTAATTATGTTTAAATTTAATAGTTTTTCAGTTTAACCGTGTGAGGGTTTAACAGTGTTAAACCCCTACGATAAACAATGTTTTAAAGAGGTGCAACTTGAATTTCAACTTCAGCAGTGACTTCAGGATGAAGTTTAACAGTTGCTTTGTAGAACCCAGTTTGACTAATTTCTGGGATAGTAATACCGCGACGATCAATCTCTTGGTTAGTAGCTTCCTTAATGAGATCCGCTACCTCTTGAGTAGTAACGGTTCCAAAGATAGATTCTCCTTCCCCAACCTGTTTACGAATAATATAACGTCCGATAGTTTCTAGGGCAATCTTACGAGATTGAGCTTCCTGTTTTTCAGCTAATAAGCGTTGTCTTTCTTTCTCCTTGCGTTGTTCTACTTGTCTGAGAATTCCTGCAGTCGCGATTACGCCTAATTTTTGAGGAATCAGGTAATTTCTAGCATATCCTGGAGCTACTTCCACGAGATCGCCAGTTTTACCTAATTTATTGACAGATTCGTTTAATACAAGCTGAACTCGTTTTGCCATTGTTCTTACTCCTTAGTCTTAATTATAGTTTTGACCACGATCTTTAATTCTACAATAAATTATCAATTTAGTGATTAATTATTTGTTTAACCCAGATCCTAAACTGTTTTAATGCTTTGGCACTTCCTATTTTTTGGGCAGATTGTAAGGTTTCTGGAATTTTTTCAACTAGATTAAATTGAGGAAATATGGCGATGTATTATTTCGTAGAGACATAATAATATATTATATCCCTAATCTTTGATAAATAGTATCCAAATTTTGTAAATGATGTTGAGGATCAAAACATTTTTCAAGATCTTCAGATGACAAATATTGAGTCACTTGAGGGTCTTTTGTAATTAAATCATGAAAATTACCATCCTCTTTATTCCAAGCTTCATGAGCGCATTTTTGCACAACTTGATAAGCTTCTTCTCGACTCATCCCTTTTTCGACTAAAGATAATAAAACTCGTTGACTAAAAATGACCCCACCATAAACATTCATATTCCGTTTCATGTTATCAGGATACACCAATAAATTTTTAATTAAATCGGTGGTTTCTTTTAACATAAAATGGGTCAAAATACAAGTATCTGGTAACATTACTCGTTCGACAGAACTATGAGAAATGTCTCTTTCATGCCATAAAGCGACGTTTTCCAAAGCAGCAACCGTATAACTTCTAATAATACGAGCCATCCCAGTTAACCGTTCAGAACGTATCGGGTTACGTTTATGAGGCATAGCAGAAGATCCTTTTTGTCCCTTAGAAAAGTATTCTTCTACCTCTAAAACATCAGTCCTTTGCAAATTACGAATTTCTACAGCAAACCGTTCCAAAGATGCCGCTAATAAAGCTAATTGTTGCACAAATTCTGCATGGCGATCGCGAGAAATAACCTGAGTGGATGCGGTATCAGGTTCAAGTCCCAAATATTGACAAGATAAGGTTTCTACTCTGGGGTCAACATTAGCATAAGTTCCCACGGCCCCCGATATTTTCCCCACAGAAATAGACTGACGTAATGTTACTAATCTCTCACGGTTGCGTAACACTTCAGCTAACCATCCAGCTAATTTAAACCCAAACGTAATAGGTTCAGCGTGAATACCATGCGATCGCCCGACCATGACCGTGTTACGATGTTGTTGCGCTTGATAACGTAAGGCTTGTATCAGGTCTTCTAACCGTTCTAAAATCAGGTTTAAACTAGCCACCATTTGCAAAGCTAAGGCAGTATCCAAAACATCGGAACTGGTTAACCCTAAATGGATGTATCGCCCTGCATCTCCCACATATTCGTTAACATTAGTCAGAAAAGCGATCACATCGTGACGTACTTCTGCTTCAATTTCTAACACCCGTTGGGGGTCAAAATTTGCTTTAGCCTTAATTTCTTCAACAGCTTCCTTGGGAATGTATCCTAAAGAAGCTTGTGCTTCACACACCGCAATTTCAACTTGTAACCAGGTTTGGAGTTTGTAGGTATCTGTCCAGAGTTGGCCCATTTCGGGCAGAGTATAACGCTCAATCACGGCTGTGTGTCACCGAATACAACCTTTCAATCATACTATAATATCTGTCGAAAAAGATGAATGGGCCAGATACTCTGTTACAAAACATAATGTTATGAATAATGGACAAAAAGCATTACCATATTGATCCTAGTTAAGATCTCTTTGTGTCTTTGCGGGAGAGTTAAACCCATTTTGATGTCCCAATTTTAATACAAAACTATCATTAACTCTTTCTGATATTGCTGAGTTAAAGGGTTATTTTTACCTAACAAACTAAAAATAGAAAGCATCGCTTTTTTGGCTCCATCTTCCCGATATTTACGATTTTCTTCGACAATTTGTAAAAAGATTTTCAAAGCTTCTTCATAATCTTCTTTGAGGGTTAATTCTGCTGCTTTAAAGAATAATTTGTCTAAGTCTGTTTCTCCAGGATTTGCGATTATTTTCTTAAAGTAAATTAAATTTTGCATTAATTGAGCTTTAGTATAATACTCTGTATGTTCTGAACTGATAGTTTTGAGCATTTTTTCTGCTTCATCTAAACGATTAAGACGCAGAAGAAAGGTAGATACTTCAAAAATCAATTGAGGGTTATCAGGATATTTAACAAATAATTCATCAAATAATTGTTTAACTTTAGTGGCATTTTTAGCCTCAATTGCTTGATGGACTTCTTTTAATTTTAATATTAAGTCAGATTGTAAATTATACTGTTCTAATAAAGCTCGTATATCCGCTTCGGGTAACATCCCGACAAATCCTGGGGATATCTTTCCTTGATAGGCAATTCTCACATCGGGAACCCCTTCTACAGCAAATTGTTTAGCTAATTCTGGGTGACGATCAATATCAATTTTAGCGACGATAAAATCATATTCTTTGAGTAAATTTTCTAGCAGAGGACTGAGCAATTTACAAGGACCGCACCAAGTAGCATAAAAGTCAATTAAAACGAGCTTGTCTTGACAATTATTAATAACTGCTACTTCAAAATTATTCTCATCAACGTCAACCACATATCCCATAATTTTCTCTCCTTGTGTTTAGATAATTAAGATTCGTAAAGTTCAATGGGTAAACCATCAGGATCTTTAAAAAAGGTAAATTGTTTACCTGTTAATTCATCAAGTCGAATGGGTTCAACGGGGACTCCTTTGCTTTCTAATTCATTAACAGTTTGCTCTAAATTGTCAACTGCTAAAGCTAAATGTCTTAATCCACAAGCTTCTGTTTGTGGATAACCTATTCTAGCGGGAGGGTTAGGAAAGGAGAACAATTCTATTCTATCGTGGTTTCCGACTTGCAGATCAAGTTTATAAGAATCTCTTTCTTTTCTCAGGGTTTCTTGTATGACGGAAAAGCCTAAAATTTCGGTATAAAACTTTTTTGACTTTTCATAATTAGAACAAATAATAGCTACGTGATGAAATCCTTGAGTTTGCATATTTTTAATAAATTATAAATTATAAACTAGAATTTAAGATAGAACTTACTAAGTTATATAATTCCCGGAGGTTAAGTTGTTGTTTACTCGCTTGAAAAAATATAACAATCTACAGTATCTTGCGCTAATTCTTTTCATGATTATTTTAGCTTTAGGAATTTTTTTTAGGGTTGTCAATATAGAGCAAAAGATTTTTTGGCATGATGAAGTCTATACGAAATTATATATGGCTGGTTATACCAGACAAGACTGGATAACATCGCTTTTTAATGGACAGATTATTGGGGTTAAAGATGTGGAAAAATATTTACAGTTTAACCCTCAGAGAACTTTAGGGGATCTTCTCTATACCTTAGCCGTACAAGAGCCTGACTATACTCCTTTATATCATATAATTCTTAGATTTTGGGTGCAATTTTTGGGAGATTCGATCACTGTAATTAGAAGTTTATCGGTTGTCTCTAGCTTGCTCATTTTTCCTGCACTTTATTGGTTGTCTTGGGAACTATTTAATTCTTCTTTAATAGCTGTGACTTCTCTGGCTATTATGGCAATTTCTCCTTTTTTCATTCTCTATGCTCAGGAATCTCGTGATTTTATCTTATGGACTGCCATTATTATACTAGCAAACGGGTCATTATTAAGAGCCATTCGCTTAGAACATGACTTAAATTGTTCTAGTAGAAATAAAAATTACGCTTGGGGAATCTATATTATTTTAATGATTTTGAGTTTCTATACATCTCTTTTTACAGTTTCAGTTATGTTAGCACAGAGTATTTATATAATTTTACTGGAAAGATTTAGATTGACCAAAGTAGTCATTTTCTATTGCCTCGCGTCCATTATTAATCTCATTGCTTTTTTACCCTGGTTCATTGTTTTTATTGTCAACTATCAAGCTTTTAATAATTCCATGTCTTGGATTAGTACTATTAAAATTTCCAATTTAGAATTGTTAAAAAACTTGAGTTTAAATATAAGTAGAGTATTTTTTGATTTCGGATTACCATTAGAACATACTTTAACTTATATAATCAGTTTGATTAGTTTAGTTTTAGTGAGTTATTCTGTTTACTGGGTTTGTTATGATACTGCACCTCGTATTAAATATTTTATTCTCAGTATGATCATTATTCCTATTTCCTTATTGCTTTTACCAGATTTAATTATAGGAGGAATTCGTTCTCTATCAGCACGATATTTGATTGCTGCTTTTCTTGGTTATATTTTAGCTGTTAGCTATCTAGTTGCAACGAAAGTCATATTGCCAATTTTTTCTAATGAATTAACTAATAAAATCTGGACTATTTTAGCAGGTATATTGATGTCTATTAGTATTGTCTCTTGTGTAATGAATGCTCAAGCAAAAGTAGTTTGGTTTCAAGTAATTAGCTACAATCTCCCTGAAGTTGCTCGGATTATTAATCAATCTTCCTCTCCTCTTTTAATTAGCAATAATACGGGTTATAATCCTGGTAATATTTTTGCTTTGAGTTATCTTCTTAAACCAGAAGTAAAGATTCAGGTATTACCAGAAGAAAAAGAATATACTATACCAAGGGGTTTTAGTGATATATTTTTATTGAATCCTTCTGATGACTTAAAAGCAAGATTAGTGAACACCCAAAATGTTAAGATTAAGCAGGTATTTAGTGATCTTTATCTCTGGTTATGGAAAGTAAAAAGTCGAGAATTAGCTGAGGAATAGAATACACTTATTTAATGAGGTAAGTTGAGGAAGTTTGAAAATAGCATCTTAATTATTCCGGTTCCGAAAGCTAATAGAAAACCAACTGCAACGGAGCGGCAGTCTACTTCTGGTTTAGATTCTTATTGTTCCCCGTCTCTCCTTCACTGGTATTTAGTTACTTACTAGGCGTGATCGCTTTATGTGTTATTCATGTAATATGTTGTGTATTACTTTTTGGTCATTCCTTTGATGATCTGGTTCTTACCATTAGTTTAGCTAAGTCTCACCCCAATTTTAGCGGCTCTCAAAAAAAAATATGAGGATAAATCCAAATTTATTTTACCTTTGGTGATTTGTGTGTTATGATTATTAATCGTGGGTTAATTAAGCTAAGTTTAGATTAATGTAGCGCACATTACGGGGGCGTGGCGGAATGGTAGACGCTGCGGACTTAAATGAATTGAGCCTTGTTGGAGTAATCTGGCAAGTGTAAGCTCTCAAATTCAGGGAAACCTAAGTCTAACATATAGATAAGGCAATCCTGAGCCAAGCTGAAATCGAAAGGTTTTCGAAGGTGCAGAGACTCGACGGGAGCTACCCTAACAGATAATGCTGAGGGTAAAGAGAGAGTCCAATTCTCAAAGCTGAGATCAAGCAGTAGCGAAAGCTGCAAGAGAATGAAAATCCGTTGACCTTAAAAGTCGTGAGAGTTCAAGTCTCTCCGCCCCCATTACTATCGAACAACGCCACAAAAGCTTATCAATTCTTGAACCCTCCTAATTAATCTGATTTAGGGTTTTTTAGGGGTAAAAGGACGGGTTAACGGTTCTCTGATAAAGATTCATTGTCCTATCCAAGCGACACTTTTCCAATAAGCATTTGATAAGGTATCCCCCTCAATATAGTGATTCATTACAATATAAAAATTTAAGGTTTACCTTAGTTATTATAAAACAAATAAAATGTTAACAATTATCGTCATTGGTGGGGGTGCGGCGGGTTTTTTTGGAGCAATTACTTGTGCTAATACCTACCCTAATACACAGGTTATTTTATTAGAGGCAGGTCGTCAACCTTTAAGCAAAGTTCGTATCTCTGGAGGAGGCCGTTGTAATGTCACTCATCACTGTTTTGATCCCGCTCAATTAATTAATTATTATCCCAGAGGAAGTAAAGCTTTAAGAGGTGCATTTACTCGCTTTCAACCTCAAGATACTATTGCTTGGTTTGAGTCTCAAGGTGTTAAGTTAAAAACTGAAGCTGATGGTCGAATGTTTCCTATAACTGATAACTCAGAAACTATTGTTAATTGTTTACTAAATGCAGCTACTAAAGCAGGGGTTAAATTACGAACTCAAGCAGTTGTTACAGCAGTTAAAAACATTGATAATTATTTTGAAATAGAGTTGAAAAGTGGTGAAATAATTAAAGGCAATCGCGTTTTAATTGCTACAGGTAGTAATCCTTTAGGCTATCGTTGGGCTAAATTTTTAGGTCATACTATTGAACCGCTTATTCCTTCTTTATTTACCTTTAATATTAAAGATAAACGTCTTCAAGGATTAGCAGGAATTAGTGTTGACAATGGGATGGTAGGCTTATTAAATACAAGTAAAAAACCTTTAGAACAAATTGGTCCCGTCTTAATTACTCATTGGGGGTTAAGTGGCCCCGCTATCCTCAAATTATCTGCATTTGGAGCGAAAATATTACAAGAAAATAATTATCAAATGTCTTTATTAGTGAATTGGCTTTATCCTAAAAATGTAGAAGAAATTAAACAAGATTTATTAAAAATTAAAGAAGAACATTTGCGTAAAAATATATCTAGTTTTTCTCCTGTTAGTGTATCTAAAAGACTTTGGCAAAGATTTCTAGATATCTCAGAAATTGATCCACAGAAGAAATGGTCAGAGATTTCGCAAAAAAACTTAACTAAATTAGTGACTGAATTAACTCAAAGTTGTTATAAAATAGAAGGTAAAGGAGTATTTAAAGAAGAATTTATTACTTGTGGAGGTATTAAATTAAAAGAAATTGATTTTAAAACAATGGAAAGTCAAATCTGTCCTCATTTATACTTCGCAGGAGAAATCTTAGATATTGATGGTGTAACCGGAGGATTTAACTTTCAAAGTGCTTGGACAACTGGATGGATAGCAGGTAAAGCAATCGGAAATAATTAACAATGAAATGGCATTATTGGCTAATCTTTCCCTTAATTTTCTTTGTCAAAGGAGCAAATGCTCCTATTGATAAAAACATCGACTTAAATCAATTATCGGGTAATATTCAATTAACCCTTAAACATGGAATTTGGAAACTGTGGGAAGAAAAGCCAGTCTATCAAGATATTACCCTAGATTTAGTCTGTGATCGCGGTAATTGTCAACCCGAAGTATGGGGTTACGCGCCTAAATTTAACCAAGATGTTGATAACCAAGGAACCCTCGAAACTAACAATTTAGAACCTCCACCTATTATTAATTTACCGTTCAAATTTAATCAATCTCTCGATGCTTGGCGGTTAAAAATCAAAATGCAAATTCAATTTAATCCTTGGCAAAATGATAGTCAAGAAGCTATTTATGAGATTGAATTAGTTCCTCAAAAAGGCAAAATTTTAGGCAGTTATCAAGGAACATTTAATCAACGTTTTTTACAAGGTGCTGTCACCGGAAATATGAGCCCTCATTGGCCTATTCCTATCAGTAATCATCGTCCTATTACCCCTTTAGAACATCCCCGTCTTATTTTTCGCAAAGATGAATTACCTAAATTAAAAGAAACCGCTAAAACTGCTACTGGAAAAGCTATTTTAGCTCAACTTCAAAAGACTCTTAAACAACCAATTTATTATGACGGATATGTACCCAATGGAGGATATCACGCGGTAGGAAATTGTTTTTTAGCTCTTATTAACGACGATCAAAAAGCAGCAGAAACAGGCTGGAAACTAACAGAAACTTCTCTGAAAAATCCTGGCCGTCGTATATTAGAACAGTCCCCAATTGTGGCCGGTGTTGCCTTAGCTTATGATCTATGTTATCCTATGTGGAATCAACCACAAATCACCCAAGTTACTAAATGGTTAGAAGGACAAACCAGTAGGTTAATTAAAGGGGACTCACCGCGCAATGGTTGGAATAGTCAACCCGCAAGTAATTGGAATGCTAGGGCGCGAGGGGCAGCAGGTTTAGGTGCTTTAGCTATTCTCGATGAACCTATCACTAAACGTCAAAAAATTAAGGGATATATTAAACTATCTGAACGTCATATTAAACGTTATTTAAGTAGTGCTATTGGCGATCGCGGTTTCGGAATAGAAGGAGATCATTACACCACAGAACCATTTGTTTTGTCCATGTTTCCCTTTTTACAAGCTTATCGTAATGTGATGGGTCAAGATTTAGTTACAGGTTCTCCTGCTCAATGGATTTTACCTCATTATGTAATGCGAATGATTGAAGATAATGGAGAATTAAAGGTAGCAACTTATGGACGACACCGTTATTATGGAGGAAGTTCTCTTTTTTCTTTAGGAATCCCTACCGTTTCTGATGAATTTTTGCCTGGAATTATGGAGCTATTTAATCGCTATTTGGGCAGTAAAGGTAATCGAACTTTTGGCATTAATAGTCCTGAACAAGCTCCTTTTATATTCAGTAAATATAATAACACAATTGTCACACAAAATCCAGTTAAAACTTTTAATAAAATATTAGTAGATGAGCAAAAAGGCTTTTATAATTTTCGTAATGAATGGCAAGATAAAGATGACTTTGTCGCTAATATTTACTTAAAAAAACAAGTTATTGGAGGTACTTGGTCATTTCCTGACGTGGGAAGTTTTCGTATTTGGGGTTTAGGAGGACATTGGGCTAATTCAGGGGAATCTGAAGCCAAATGGGATGAGGAAAATGTGGTAGTAATACCAAAAAGTCGGCCTTGGAAAGTATCAAATCTTAGTTTTTTTGCCTCTCGTCCTAATGGTTCAGGAATTGTTAGTTTAACGACTGATGCTATTGTTAATAAAGAAAGTAATCCTCCTCTTGGAATTCAGGGGTTACGCTCTTTTGCTGTTGACTATAGTGGTGCATCTGGGGTTCCTGGTTTATTTGTTGTAGTAGATAAATTTATGGGTTCAGTTGAAGCTGAGGAATTTAAAGAAAAAGTTTGGGTGATGCACACGGAAGGAAATGTAACTATTGAGGGTAAAAGTTTTATAATTAAAGCTAATAATGGGGCGACAATGAAAGGAACTTTTGTCGCTCCTTCTCAAGTTAAAATCAGTGTTGAAAAAACAAATAAAGGAAGTAAAATATTAGCTAGAGGAGGTAATGAATTTTTTATTATTATGACAGTTCAAAAGGGATCATACCCTGAGATTAAAGTGATAGGAACAGGTTTAAACTCTGAAATTAAAATAGGTAATCAACAAATTTATTTTAGTCAAAATAGAATATTTTTATTTGAATTTTAATACAAAAATTTGTACTAAGGGCTTGAGAATAAAATTATACCAAATTAGGTGGTTCTACAGGACAAATTATGCTAAACTAATAGTTAATAACGCCCCTATTGCCTGATCTTATAAAAATGAAGTCCGACGAGCGCGGACTAAATTCTAGATTGCGTAGGCAACCTTTTTTTGTATTGTAGGGGTCAACGGCCGTTGACCCCTATCTCTTATTTGTGATAATTTAGCATAACTTACCCAGTAGAACCGGAAGTTCTCCCTAAAAATAGAACAAAGTCCCCCTTAAGAAGGGGGATTTAGGGGTATCTACAATAAAATTAAATAATTTTGGCTGAACGTAGACCAAAATACAATGCTAACGTCACCCCTGTAAACACGATCATGTAACCCGCAAAAGCAGCAAAAGCAAAAGTAGACATAATTATTAAATAACTCCTGATCAGATTATCTTTGTTATTGTACTTCCCAATTGACCCTATTTTTACCGAGCAATTGAAAATTATCCATTATTGAACTTCTATGTCTTCAGTTATTCCTGTTACTTTACCCCATACCGCTTACGAAATTGTTATCACGTCGGGATGTCTTCCTCAGTTGGGGGAATATCTCAACCACCTAAAATTAGGCCAAAAAATTCTCGTTATCTCCAACCCCGAAATTTACGATTATTACGGGGATATAGTCGTTAATTCTCTGATTAAATCAGGATTTGAAGTCTATACTCATTTAATTCCTCCAGGAGAACCCTACAAAACCTTAGACTCTATTGCCCAAATTTATGATATTGCTTTCAAAAATCGCCTAGAACGGGCTTCAACTATGTTGGCTTTAGGGGGAGGAGTAATTGGGGATATGACAGGGTTTGCGGCGGCTACATGGCTAAGAGGAATCAATTTTATTCAGGTTCCTACCTCTTTATTGGCGATGGTAGATGCTTCTATTGGGGGAAAAACCGGGGTTAACCATCCTCAAGGAAAAAATTTAATTGGGGCATTTTATCAACCTCGGTTAGTATTTATTGATCCTCTGGTATTAAAAACCTTACCAGTGCGAGAATTTCGGGCAGGAATGGCAGAAGTAATTAAATATGGGGTAATTTGGGATCAGGATTTATTTAATCAATTAGAAACCCAAAAAGAACTAGATACCTTAGAAAATTTAGAGAAAGAATTCCTACAAACAATTATTACTCGTTCTTGTCAAGCTAAGGTAGATGTAGTTAGTCAAGATGAAAAAGAATCTGGTTTAAGGGCAATTTTGAATTATGGTCATACTCTCGGTCATGCTATCGAAAGTTTAACTGGATATAATACTATTAATCATGGGGAAGCTGTCGGAATGGGTATGATAGCAGCAGGAAA
It includes:
- a CDS encoding tetratricopeptide repeat protein encodes the protein MGYVVDVDENNFEVAVINNCQDKLVLIDFYATWCGPCKLLSPLLENLLKEYDFIVAKIDIDRHPELAKQFAVEGVPDVRIAYQGKISPGFVGMLPEADIRALLEQYNLQSDLILKLKEVHQAIEAKNATKVKQLFDELFVKYPDNPQLIFEVSTFLLRLNRLDEAEKMLKTISSEHTEYYTKAQLMQNLIYFKKIIANPGETDLDKLFFKAAELTLKEDYEEALKIFLQIVEENRKYREDGAKKAMLSIFSLLGKNNPLTQQYQKELMIVLY
- the rplI gene encoding 50S ribosomal protein L9; this translates as MAKRVQLVLNESVNKLGKTGDLVEVAPGYARNYLIPQKLGVIATAGILRQVEQRKEKERQRLLAEKQEAQSRKIALETIGRYIIRKQVGEGESIFGTVTTQEVADLIKEATNQEIDRRGITIPEISQTGFYKATVKLHPEVTAEVEIQVAPL
- a CDS encoding glycosyltransferase family 39 protein, with product MIILALGIFFRVVNIEQKIFWHDEVYTKLYMAGYTRQDWITSLFNGQIIGVKDVEKYLQFNPQRTLGDLLYTLAVQEPDYTPLYHIILRFWVQFLGDSITVIRSLSVVSSLLIFPALYWLSWELFNSSLIAVTSLAIMAISPFFILYAQESRDFILWTAIIILANGSLLRAIRLEHDLNCSSRNKNYAWGIYIILMILSFYTSLFTVSVMLAQSIYIILLERFRLTKVVIFYCLASIINLIAFLPWFIVFIVNYQAFNNSMSWISTIKISNLELLKNLSLNISRVFFDFGLPLEHTLTYIISLISLVLVSYSVYWVCYDTAPRIKYFILSMIIIPISLLLLPDLIIGGIRSLSARYLIAAFLGYILAVSYLVATKVILPIFSNELTNKIWTILAGILMSISIVSCVMNAQAKVVWFQVISYNLPEVARIINQSSSPLLISNNTGYNPGNIFALSYLLKPEVKIQVLPEEKEYTIPRGFSDIFLLNPSDDLKARLVNTQNVKIKQVFSDLYLWLWKVKSRELAEE
- a CDS encoding transglycosylase domain-containing protein, with translation LKLEAVYSKDEILTTYLNRVYLGVGSYGFEDAAQFYFEKSAKALSISEAATLVAMLPAPNLYNPVQDYDTSVQLRNRVISRMVALGMISAEDGARARRSRINISPKARKALANSMAPYFYGYVFEELRDLLGDEVAKEGNFIVETGLNVKLQALAEKKLRDTVKTQGPSYGFSQGAMVTLDSRTGEILALVGGADYKQSQFNRVTQAKRQPGSTFKVFAYSAALEQGIPAGKYYSCGGISWRGQDFKPCERSGGSVDMYGGIAQSENTIALQVARDVGLNRVLDMARRLGVKSELEEVPGVVLGQSEVTVLEMTGAYAAFANDGIWNRPHAIRRILDGGDCTDRNKWQSCREIYTFEGDNSAKQRSMSPQVAQTMTSMLRGVVSGGTGRGASIGLAEAGKTGTTNKAVDLWFVGYIPNYQLATGIWLGNDNNSPTRGSSGQAAALWGNYMREGYQFKK
- the gloA2 gene encoding SMU1112c/YaeR family gloxylase I-like metalloprotein produces the protein MQTQGFHHVAIICSNYEKSKKFYTEILGFSVIQETLRKERDSYKLDLQVGNHDRIELFSFPNPPARIGYPQTEACGLRHLALAVDNLEQTVNELESKGVPVEPIRLDELTGKQFTFFKDPDGLPIELYES
- a CDS encoding NAD(P)/FAD-dependent oxidoreductase, whose translation is MLTIIVIGGGAAGFFGAITCANTYPNTQVILLEAGRQPLSKVRISGGGRCNVTHHCFDPAQLINYYPRGSKALRGAFTRFQPQDTIAWFESQGVKLKTEADGRMFPITDNSETIVNCLLNAATKAGVKLRTQAVVTAVKNIDNYFEIELKSGEIIKGNRVLIATGSNPLGYRWAKFLGHTIEPLIPSLFTFNIKDKRLQGLAGISVDNGMVGLLNTSKKPLEQIGPVLITHWGLSGPAILKLSAFGAKILQENNYQMSLLVNWLYPKNVEEIKQDLLKIKEEHLRKNISSFSPVSVSKRLWQRFLDISEIDPQKKWSEISQKNLTKLVTELTQSCYKIEGKGVFKEEFITCGGIKLKEIDFKTMESQICPHLYFAGEILDIDGVTGGFNFQSAWTTGWIAGKAIGNN
- the purB gene encoding adenylosuccinate lyase, with the translated sequence MIERYTLPEMGQLWTDTYKLQTWLQVEIAVCEAQASLGYIPKEAVEEIKAKANFDPQRVLEIEAEVRHDVIAFLTNVNEYVGDAGRYIHLGLTSSDVLDTALALQMVASLNLILERLEDLIQALRYQAQQHRNTVMVGRSHGIHAEPITFGFKLAGWLAEVLRNRERLVTLRQSISVGKISGAVGTYANVDPRVETLSCQYLGLEPDTASTQVISRDRHAEFVQQLALLAASLERFAVEIRNLQRTDVLEVEEYFSKGQKGSSAMPHKRNPIRSERLTGMARIIRSYTVAALENVALWHERDISHSSVERVMLPDTCILTHFMLKETTDLIKNLLVYPDNMKRNMNVYGGVIFSQRVLLSLVEKGMSREEAYQVVQKCAHEAWNKEDGNFHDLITKDPQVTQYLSSEDLEKCFDPQHHLQNLDTIYQRLGI
- the petL gene encoding cytochrome b6-f complex subunit PetL — encoded protein: MSTFAFAAFAGYMIVFTGVTLALYFGLRSAKII